AGATTGCAAATAGTTTGTTTCGTCTTGATAAGATTGATGAGGCTTGTTTGCTATTGCAGAAGATTGTGGATTTTGATCTGCTTCTTCCCGGTTACCAGAGCTTGAAAGAGTTTCTTGAGGCCAGTGCTACGACGTGtcttaaaacacaaaaaatcgCTGAGTCTGTCGAGAATAGCACCCCTAAGAAGCTCTTAGTTCCCAATAACATTGTTTACAATGTTGCTATCGCAGGTCTCTGTAAAGCTGGGAAACTCGAGGATGCTCGAAAACTCTTCTCGGATTTACTATCAAGTGATAGGTTTATTCCAGACGAATACACATACACGATCCTAATTCACGGATGTGCTATTGCTGGTGATATAAACAAAGCCTTTACCCTGAGGGATGAGATGGCTCTAAAAGGTATTATCCCGAACATTGTTACATACAACGCTTTGATAAAAGGCTTGTGCAAGTTGGGTAATGTAGATCGTGCTCAGAGGCTTTTACATAAGCTTCCACAGAAGGGCATAACTCCTAATGCTATTACCTATAACACATTAATTGATGGACTAGTTAAAAGTGGTAATGTTGCTGAAGCTATgcgtttaaaagaaaaaatgattgagAAAGGCTTGGTTAGAGGGTCCGATAAACAGGGGGATGTTGACATACCAAAGGAGGTGGTTTTGGATCCGGAAGTTAAATTGGGGAGCACAGGAGTGATCGAAATGAACTCAAATGAGCTTTATGATGTTAGGAGAGTTTCTGAAGCAGTAGTATGATGACGAATAACAAATCCTGACCTCTTGTAGAACTCTTTGAAAGATCACTTTGAGTCTTCAATGTTGCTATGATTGATGGGTAACATGAAAGGAGGCTACAACGAATCTCCTCCATTGATGTGGTATGATTGTATACTTCAAAGAAAACAGTGCCATTGTCTCAAGATCATTTGGAAATTGTGATCCTTCTACCAAACAATCCATCACTTGGCTTCAAATTTATCGGCCTTCTCTTCTGATCCTTGATGTTTTAAAGATACGAGACATCACATTCATGGAGCCTGAAATTTCGAGCGGCCTCAGGTAAGCACACATTACACTTGTTCATGCTCCTCTTAGTTCAATCAAGTTTGACAAACTATAGTTTTTAGGATATAAGACAAAACTAAGAATGATAATTGTCTTTTGTCAGGTTTATATAGTAAAGGCCAAACGATCGATATTAGTCACTGGTCTTTTTGATAAGCTGATCAACCGATCAAACCAGTAAGCTCCCCATCTCACGGTTGTTCTTGTACCTTCCAAAGCCAGATAAGACTCTGTGATCAGATATGTACCATATATAATGTTCAATGTAATAAATGAGATCTTGATTAAATAAGTAAAGTTGCTTCAGATCAACACAAGCTATTGATTTAAATTGACGAGCCacctctttttcctttttagaaTGTGAACAACCAAACCTACCTTTGATTGTGTGTGCTATCTGCCGAACCGGAGAGCTTATTCCGGTCTGTCTCGGTTTCATTGTACTTACTTCGGTTTGTTTGAGACACGGTGGGTCCATTGTCGATACCATTGTCACATGCGCAGAAAGCTCAGAAGTCACTCAGCttgagaaaaatattcaaaactaaaattattaaagctaacaaattttgcattttgatttatttatataaaagaaaaatttaagaataaaGTTAACAAATGAATATGTAgtgtatatagaaaaattatttacacaACACTCCACTTGTTCCTAAATATCCAAgttttagaaagaaagaaaatgtttcaaaaagatACATTTTGCTAGGTTTTCTAAGCATTGGTAGTTAGTTATGGATGATAAATTGTAGACTACAAGACAAACAATAGAATGgtttagagttttaaaaaattgtttatcacaaaaaaaaatggatgtaTTTAATATCAACCTGTTACAAATTGGATTAATCTGGAATAGAGTGAGtatatattacttttgatAGAGAACAATATTGTTAAATGGTAACACTTGTAGAAAACTTAGCATAATCTGCCACTTAGTGGAATATCTTTTACCATCAAAATGCGAAAGATATTTACtcctaatttttctttatactaCATATATCCTAGTGGATTTGGaggaaaattaattttttaagaGATTACGAGGAGGTGAAAAAGAAATGTAGAGTGAATTGTTTCTttaaaaaggtaacaaaaaaatataatgaaaaatgaaaagagtcTCAAAGGTCAAAACTGTAGTGACTGTACATAAATGTTTGATGGGACATTGCTCGtgcttttcctttctttcgCTCGGACCACCGACACTCTGTCTCCAATTATTTCCTAAAACTTTAATCTAATGACTTAATTTCGTCGACTTTCTAATTAATCAATTAACATTATGGATCTAATATGATTCAAACAAGCACGTCGCTGGTGACTCTGAATTTCTTTGTTACTTGGTTTATTGCTATTTCTTCAAGCATATATGTTTTCTCACAACGTTACGAATTACTTGTAATATGTTTTTCTGCAAGAACATGTCTTTCCTCGAGATATTTTACGTTACTATTTGCAAAATTATTTGCTACTATCCACGGATCCACCCATAAGAGTGATCTCATGGAAATATACGTGGAAAGGAGCTTTTATTATGGTTTGGTACTTTGGTTTTCTATGAGTTCGGTATCTTCATAAgaccaaaaaatgaaatagcGAAAGTTAAGACACGTGATGTTGTTGTAAAGAGGGATGATGGAAATTAGAAAATGAGGCAACACATGTGCTCTTCAACCTACGAACCATCTACACATAGCTAGAATCCGACAATGGACATAATGTACCTTCATTCACAATTATAGATTCTTATGTTTGGCAATTTAAATTCGGTTTCTAAAGTTCCATTTGTTCCATTCCCCATATGCACAACGCAAATGCAGCGTTTCCAGCTCTAAATGCAAGATAATTCCCATTTAATagtatttgataaaattacacttttatagaaaatgttaaaaatttagCCATTTTGATCATTCTTTTGGTCACTTgagagtatttttttttttgtatattctcTTCTAtactccaaaacaaaaccaatgaaaacaacaacgaacaaaagcaaaaagcaaaatgttttttttcttcttcggttgTATGATTTACGAATCGATGTacagtaaaaacaaaaattcacctgtatattgtatatatgtatgtaccGGTATTAATAATAAGTAAACCGATCGAGACTGGTCAAGAATCCAACGCGAACGGCGTTTGAAGAAGATCATACGGAGCCCAAAGCGCGTCTAAAGGACAAGGCCGACCAGCATCAAGCCTAGCCCATGGCTTACCTTTCCCACTCCAATGCAACAGACTCACCGGACCAGGATGGAGATCTCTACACAGTCCTCTGAAATTATCACCTCCTAAACCGTGTTGGTTCCACCGATGATTAACCGGTTTAATCAAACCGgcaaaaaccaataaaaacgGTGGTAACGAACCAAGCTCGTaaattctcattctcttttgCATCGCCATCCACTCTTCGATGCGTGACGTGTACGCGCCTTCGCGCCACCGGGAAAGATCGATCACCATGACTCCAGTGTTGAAGTAGCATGCTTTCCGATCGGCGAAGGTTAAAGAGAGAGTCGGATTAGACCAGAAGGTTGATGTGAAGTATGAAGTGAAATTGGCGTTGCAGTATTCCGGCGCGGCGAGGACTGAATCACGGCCGAGATCTGTGGCGGCGAGTTTTGCTATGTCGTCGACGAGGATCAGATCGGAGTCTAGGTAGACGACGCGGCGGACGCAGGGAGGGAGGAGATCGGCGAGGTAGCTTCTTGCGTAGTTTAAAGGACAGTCTAGTGCGGAGCGGATAGAGGAGGAGATAAGGCGAGAGACGGAGGAGACGTTGAAGACGTAGACGGTGAAATCAAGGTAAGGGAAAGAGGAGGATATGGTGGCTCGTAAGGAAGAAGCGTCGGCGGAAGCAGAGGCGACGAAGTGGAAAACAATGTTTTCAGGACAAGAAGAGTGTTGGAGGACGGAGAGAACAGCGGCGACTGAGCCACGAATGTAGGCGGCGTCGAGTGTCATCGCCACGTGGACAGCTCGACGTGAGCAGAAGATTGGTTTGGCGACCACGTCATCGTCGGACTCGGAGTCATCGATTAAGGGGCAATCTGCAGAATTGTAAAACTGTGGGgcttctttgaatttttgaataattgtAGTGGCGGAAATGGgtttatgaagaagaagtagcgagaggagaatgagaagaagaagatgttgggacatggtttctttcttcttcgtcgactCTCTGGTTGTATTGGaaggttttgtttctctcaaactgagaacaagaagagaagagctGTCTCTAAACACTTTTTAtcatgtgtgtgtgtaagagagaggaaaattaaaaaaatggttttgcttagattttgggtttctctcattaaaaaatatttatatattgattagaTTCCAAGCCcttttcatgatttttaaatttaaatcttgaaaactgaaaatcatattattgcgtcaggtaacaaaaaaatggtcaaattATTTACTGAATTTTTCGACTTAAATGTGTTGTTTTATCGAATGCAGAAATGTGGGAATTTATTGTATCCACATGATTACCGAAAATCAGTGTAGATCCACGTTATAGGCTATATAATGTATATTAAATGGGTGATtacattatttattaatgagatttgagtttttataatttccgtttgtatttttttcttactaaaaatgcacaaaattaaaagagacATGGAAGTTGATATATGAGATTGATAAGTacttatcaaaaacaaattcacacACGTAATATCGCTATGTTTGTCTGTGCATACAGTACAAACAAATAGTTTTTAGAATTCGAATTTCTCGGATAGATATATCTCgagaaattattgaaaattatgTGGCTAGTACTTAGTACGATTCACAGTTGCAGAAGAATAGGGGGGAAGATATAGAAACGTGAAATGAATGTTTTGAGAATAATTTAACGAGCTGTTCAAAAGaatgaaatataattatatacatgACTTGGTCAATAATTCTTATGGTTGAGATGTTATGTTTAGCTTCAAGCTTTATAGTAAATCTATTCATTTTTGCTAtaagttttttagttttttctttgaagtttCTATTATGGTCCTTTGTCACTTTCCATGACTACGAAATTTATTGGTGAAAtgaaatacaataaataaataaattggatCCATTTGAAAATTCGTATTATAACGCCTATTTGCATTTTACATATTTCTGCcacacttgtttttttttttggcttattGGTTatagtctttttattttatttttaaatgttagtcttttattttcaatgattgaattttcttttcttttttcctaagaaactttttttggaTCATGGGGAATGGGCACATCAGCACATGGTCAGGAAGTGGgtttccctttttcttttgctgacGAATTTCTAATTACCTAATAATTGTAATAATTTGAAACGAAAATGTATAcctatcatatatatttattagagagatttaattttggttttgaccGACCACAACTTACAATTATGAACTACCATcgtttaaataaaaaaacgttggctgtaaaaaaaaaaaaagttgaagaatGTAGCAATTTTCATCTCATGAACTTGTTCAGAGTTTCAATGTTTcagaaattttacttttagtgTCTCATTGCGGAAGAAGTTCTTTCATTTCCAATTAGGAGTACAAATAAGCAAGCCCTTTCCAAAGAATGCATTTTGAGTTCATAGTATTAAGCACATTTGCTCGTTTTGTTAGTACTGATGGTTATTATGTTgaataatcaaaactaaaaactaaactaataaaaattaaaatattagaaaagttTTCCATTATACAATAGTACTAATAAACACTCATAAAGATAAACGTAGAAAAGCAAGACGCGTGGGCCAAACGTGAAATGGAATAATATCTCAAATCCTAATGGTACGACTTTTCTTTCATCACCAAATGTGAATTCGTGAGTACTTTTGTGTTAAAGTCTTGTAGAATTTATACcatgtcatttttgtttttgtttttttgcatacttttttttataattttgttagttttctttttacttcaAATAATTTCCTTTCATTATGTAAAACACCCGCGATTAAGACAACTCCTTGCAATACACCATATAAAGATACTCCAAAAAGAAATACATACAAAGATATATACCATATAgagtttttcaagaaaaaatatccaCATATCGGAAAATGTTAAACCAATTATGTTCATGGCcataataaaacataatatacGTAAAAATAAAAGGTTCAACGTAATTTTATGATTAGCCTCCACTTTACATATATTCATCAATAGTCATACAAATCCTCAAATTAAACAACCGCTAAACAATAGGTCAATAAAACCATTGTGCAAGGATCTATCTTGAATTTCAGCCCTCCAACCATTACTTAGGTAACCGGTTAGAACGTTTTATTTAATTGGTAACCAAGTAACGGTTACAAGAACCTACATTTATATTCACCAACTTACCAATCAAATCTTACTTGCACAATGTTTTTCATATGTTGCATACTTGCATTGagtaaaaatttagaaatatacaGTTACCAGAAAAATATTAAGTTAAGAAGCCAACTTGATTTGTTGGGCCATCGTTTTATCTTGAAAACCCCTTCACTTATATCCTAAGGGAATTGGGTgctcacaaaaaaaaaaaaaaaggttcgaAGGAATTGTGTGCTGAGACTTAAAGCATTGTGAGAATGCGaggtttccttcttctttttactttcatatatttaaactCATTTCATTTTATCATTATAATTCTCACAATATGACTATATATGAATTGTATATTTAGCGACCAACATATATAGCTCATTTTATTCCGGTGGAAAATcatgaaactttgaaaaaatatgatcGATGAAGCCATGAAGGCATATGGCTTCAGCCTTTTGATGAcacattaaataaaatatagaaacgAACGTAATACTAGTATTAAATAAGCATGTTGCATGTGTCATGTGTGCATGAAGGGAgggttattattattaatacaTGTTCATGAGTGTATGCACATAAATGgataattttaattagaaacaGATGAAGTGGAGATTATTGCATCTGTGTGTGTGAACTCTctgagaaacaaattaaaaaattacaatgGGTCTCATTGTCTCAAAGGTAGATTTCGAATAAGCATGTATGGTCTACACTACACATTCACTTCCATGAGTCCAAAAAGCCATAACTTTAGTCTTCTTCTGAAATAGTTGCTTcctaataatttaaaaaatattggatGCATTGGCTGCACGTGacttcaaaatatttgtatgtatattttgaaaagagaTATAGAACAAAACTTGGACAAAACTACAATACTAGTACGAAAAATAAAGACACTGCACATCTAAACACAAACAATCATATTGCGTTTATATGTTCACCGTTGTTAGTTAATGTTTTTagtaagaaaactaaaagtaaGTAAAATTAGGTATatcctaaaatatttattttagaaaaatatataatgtgaACGGTCTAAACATTTGTgagttttaatataattatgaCGATTGAaagtatcaaataaaaagtatttgaGGCAAATAATTCTTCTGGTATCTAACCACACCTACACCTTACAAGTAATAGGGAGCAGCATCTTATGTCATGTCTTCGAAAGCTATGAACactaaaaaatgtttagttgCTGAAAAAATTTCACcaaaaagggaagaagagTTCAAAGTATACTTAGACTCCCTTAACGaacaaactaaacaaacatttttgcAGGCAATGAGACACTATCAATACAATAAGAGGCTCCCAAAACGTGTTTGCAGATAAACACAAGTAAAAGATCCGAAGGAGCCAACAACATGATGATGAATAATAATCGTATCCAACATTATGGGAATAATTAAACAACATAAGTATTGAGTGAAGACTCGCAAGTCAAATCCTTAAGAAATATCAGTAAGAG
This sequence is a window from Arabidopsis thaliana chromosome 1 sequence. Protein-coding genes within it:
- the PARVUS gene encoding Nucleotide-diphospho-sugar transferases superfamily protein (PARVUS (PARVUS); CONTAINS InterPro DOMAIN/s: Glycosyl transferase, family 8 (InterPro:IPR002495); BEST Arabidopsis thaliana protein match is: galacturonosyltransferase-like 2 (TAIR:AT3G50760.1); Has 1825 Blast hits to 1814 proteins in 439 species: Archae - 2; Bacteria - 918; Metazoa - 149; Fungi - 0; Plants - 715; Viruses - 0; Other Eukaryotes - 41 (source: NCBI BLink).) yields the protein MSQHLLLLILLSLLLLHKPISATTIIQKFKEAPQFYNSADCPLIDDSESDDDVVAKPIFCSRRAVHVAMTLDAAYIRGSVAAVLSVLQHSSCPENIVFHFVASASADASSLRATISSSFPYLDFTVYVFNVSSVSRLISSSIRSALDCPLNYARSYLADLLPPCVRRVVYLDSDLILVDDIAKLAATDLGRDSVLAAPEYCNANFTSYFTSTFWSNPTLSLTFADRKACYFNTGVMVIDLSRWREGAYTSRIEEWMAMQKRMRIYELGSLPPFLLVFAGLIKPVNHRWNQHGLGGDNFRGLCRDLHPGPVSLLHWSGKGKPWARLDAGRPCPLDALWAPYDLLQTPFALDS